A genomic stretch from Alteribacter keqinensis includes:
- a CDS encoding biotin-dependent carboxyltransferase family protein, with translation MTNHPTTKSKENNGGISVIKPGLLTTVQDLGREGYQQFGLGTSGVMDSYALQVANVLVGNWRDEAALEMTVSGPFLRAEEDMVVAFTGGNMKPVIAGEPVSMWKSYYVQAGEEIRFGHAGNGVRTYMSVHGGIDVPVVMGSKSTAVRAGIGGFEGRELRKDDRLKVGKRTGDLGVHGGRKVMAEYIPDYGKTARVRVVMGPQQEAFEEESLERFLQDEYRVSPQSDRMGYRLEGDVPLSHLADKGADIYSDAIAPGSIQVPGDGQPIILLADRQTTGGYAKIATVISVDLWKVAQLPPGGTITFETVDVGTAQKLWQEQEDILIQLSSYGPR, from the coding sequence GTGACCAATCATCCAACAACAAAAAGCAAGGAAAATAATGGCGGAATTTCGGTTATCAAACCGGGACTTCTCACCACCGTTCAGGATCTCGGCAGGGAAGGTTATCAGCAATTCGGTCTCGGAACAAGCGGAGTGATGGACAGCTATGCTTTGCAGGTAGCCAATGTCCTCGTTGGAAACTGGCGCGACGAGGCGGCTCTTGAGATGACCGTTTCAGGCCCTTTTTTGAGAGCGGAAGAAGATATGGTTGTTGCTTTCACCGGTGGTAACATGAAGCCGGTCATTGCAGGAGAACCCGTCAGCATGTGGAAGAGCTATTACGTTCAGGCAGGTGAAGAAATCCGTTTCGGTCATGCCGGGAACGGCGTTCGAACATACATGAGTGTTCACGGCGGGATCGATGTTCCTGTTGTTATGGGAAGTAAAAGTACAGCTGTCCGGGCAGGAATAGGTGGATTTGAAGGCCGTGAACTGAGAAAAGACGACCGGCTGAAGGTCGGGAAAAGGACAGGAGATCTCGGTGTCCACGGAGGGCGGAAAGTGATGGCCGAATATATTCCGGATTACGGCAAAACAGCCCGGGTACGGGTAGTCATGGGTCCCCAGCAAGAAGCTTTTGAAGAAGAATCGCTGGAACGATTTTTGCAGGACGAGTATCGGGTCAGCCCCCAGTCTGACCGGATGGGCTATCGTCTTGAAGGAGACGTGCCTCTTTCCCACCTGGCGGACAAAGGAGCGGATATCTATTCCGACGCCATAGCCCCCGGGTCGATTCAGGTCCCTGGTGACGGGCAGCCGATCATTTTGCTTGCTGACCGCCAGACAACCGGCGGTTATGCGAAGATAGCTACGGTGATCAGTGTGGATTTGTGGAAAGTAGCCCAGCTTCCACCGGGCGGGACAATTACGTTTGAAACCGTTGACGTCGGGACGGCTCAAAAGCTGTGGCAGGAACAGGAAGATATCCTGATTCAGCTGTCGTCGTATGGACCGAGGTAG
- a CDS encoding LamB/YcsF family protein, whose protein sequence is MSMRIDLNSDLGESFGNYVFGNDEGILELVSSANIACGYHAGDHNVMQRTVNLAVQNGVGIGAHPGLPDLAGFGRRYIEVDPEDVYNMVVYQIGALRAFVDLKGAHIQHVKPHGALFNMAAKDRAVADAVARAVSDLDPSFILFGLAGSELVKAGKEQGLNVAEEVFADRAYQADGSLTSRTIAGAVLHDENVVIERAVRMVREGKVEAVDGTLVPVQADTICVHGDGAQALVFVKQLQEAFTQAGIEIKRVSDK, encoded by the coding sequence ATGAGCATGCGAATTGATCTAAACAGTGATCTGGGAGAAAGCTTTGGAAACTATGTCTTCGGAAACGATGAAGGCATCCTCGAGCTTGTCAGTTCGGCGAACATTGCCTGCGGCTATCATGCAGGTGACCATAACGTGATGCAGCGCACGGTGAATCTGGCTGTACAGAATGGAGTTGGTATCGGGGCTCATCCAGGCCTGCCTGACCTCGCCGGCTTTGGAAGGCGTTATATTGAAGTAGACCCGGAAGACGTCTATAACATGGTCGTGTATCAGATTGGAGCTCTCCGGGCGTTCGTTGATCTGAAAGGAGCTCACATACAGCACGTAAAGCCTCACGGTGCTTTGTTCAATATGGCTGCCAAAGATCGTGCAGTAGCTGATGCAGTGGCTCGTGCAGTCAGCGATCTTGATCCGTCATTCATTTTATTTGGCCTTGCGGGAAGTGAGCTTGTGAAAGCAGGTAAAGAGCAGGGGCTCAATGTAGCGGAAGAAGTGTTCGCAGACCGCGCCTACCAGGCAGATGGCTCCCTCACCTCCAGAACAATCGCAGGTGCTGTGCTTCACGATGAGAATGTTGTGATTGAAAGGGCCGTACGAATGGTGCGGGAGGGCAAAGTTGAAGCCGTGGACGGTACGCTTGTGCCTGTTCAGGCAGACACCATTTGCGTGCACGGAGACGGTGCACAGGCACTGGTTTTTGTAAAACAGCTTCAAGAAGCATTTACCCAGGCGGGCATTGAGATAAAGCGGGTGAGTGACAAGTGA
- the pxpB gene encoding 5-oxoprolinase subunit PxpB has protein sequence MIQSIKPAGDRAVRIGFKEEISDTVHQHIRSFCAVLEEENHSAIAEWVPAYTSVTVFYKPELVKYDEIALWLNGLSERAGTSVSRPVRVISVPVLYGGEKGPDLSRLAARHQLEEEEVIRLHTEPGYLVYMLGFAPGFPYLGGLSDRLHTPRLDKPRQKVSAGSVGIAGEQTGIYPLDSPGGWQLIGHTPARLFDPDKEDPFLFRAGDRLRFFAVEKEEYEELLARAEDGKSVVKIETEEADANEHAN, from the coding sequence ATGATCCAATCCATAAAGCCTGCGGGCGACCGTGCTGTCCGTATAGGCTTCAAAGAAGAAATATCAGATACAGTACACCAGCACATTCGGTCTTTTTGTGCTGTACTCGAAGAGGAAAATCACTCGGCCATCGCAGAATGGGTGCCAGCCTATACTTCGGTGACCGTTTTTTATAAACCAGAGCTCGTGAAGTACGATGAAATAGCCCTATGGCTTAACGGGTTATCGGAGCGGGCAGGGACCTCTGTGTCCCGTCCTGTCCGGGTCATTTCCGTTCCTGTCTTATACGGCGGCGAAAAGGGACCGGATCTTTCCCGCCTGGCAGCCCGCCATCAATTGGAGGAAGAGGAGGTAATCCGCCTCCATACTGAGCCGGGTTATCTTGTTTATATGCTAGGGTTTGCACCGGGATTTCCATATCTGGGAGGTCTTTCAGATCGTCTTCATACCCCCCGGCTGGACAAGCCAAGGCAAAAAGTAAGTGCAGGATCAGTAGGGATTGCCGGGGAGCAGACAGGAATTTACCCTCTCGACTCACCAGGCGGATGGCAGCTGATCGGTCATACGCCGGCAAGGTTATTTGATCCTGATAAAGAAGATCCGTTTTTGTTCCGGGCAGGAGACCGGCTCCGCTTTTTTGCCGTGGAAAAAGAAGAGTACGAGGAACTTCTCGCACGCGCTGAAGATGGCAAAAGTGTCGTAAAGATAGAGACAGAGGAGGCGGACGCAAATGAGCATGCGAATTGA
- the mscL gene encoding large conductance mechanosensitive channel protein MscL, producing the protein MFLKGLKEFATRGSVVDMGIGIIIGAAFGKIVSSFVSDIVMPPIGLLLGRVDFSNLYVNLSGGHYRSLSDAQEAGAATINYGVFIEAVVHFVIIAFAAYLLILQMNRLKRLPKEAGRQKTCPFCFSDISLRAMRCPNCTSHLGKEEENRPQPGYRVNIR; encoded by the coding sequence ATGTTCTTAAAAGGATTAAAGGAATTCGCAACAAGAGGCTCCGTGGTGGACATGGGGATCGGGATTATTATCGGTGCGGCCTTTGGGAAAATCGTCAGTTCTTTCGTTTCGGATATTGTCATGCCTCCTATAGGTCTTCTTCTCGGCCGTGTCGACTTTTCCAATCTCTATGTAAATCTGTCGGGAGGACACTATCGTTCACTGTCTGATGCTCAGGAGGCGGGAGCCGCGACTATTAACTATGGCGTGTTTATTGAAGCTGTAGTCCACTTCGTCATCATCGCATTTGCAGCGTATTTGCTTATTCTCCAGATGAACCGTTTAAAACGGCTTCCAAAAGAGGCAGGGCGGCAGAAAACGTGCCCTTTCTGCTTTTCGGATATCTCGCTTCGTGCCATGAGATGCCCCAATTGTACGAGTCATCTCGGTAAAGAAGAGGAGAACCGTCCTCAGCCGGGTTATCGCGTCAATATTCGCTAA
- a CDS encoding transglutaminase family protein — translation MKYQIEHTNRFHYETPVDQSMNHIRLKPRTDECQRLLSYRSDINPSSLTKEHVDLWGNTVETFFIPEVHENLEVKTTSIVSIQRSPFIKMVDYSTEMRNIYHSDLFRKHYLAYLNDTPYTFLYKEQVDEIVAEVGDIHNPVQFAIEVMRYIHERFSYDTNVTNVTTKAHESFPLKAGVCQDFTHVMLGVLHARLIPARYVSGYLYVGENSALIGDAATHAWVEVMVPGIGWCGLDPTNNVEALEHHIRVGTGRDYSDLSPLQGVYRGGQHTLTVNVSCTLLDSQ, via the coding sequence ATGAAATACCAGATCGAGCACACCAATCGCTTTCATTATGAGACTCCCGTAGACCAGAGTATGAACCACATCCGGTTAAAACCGAGAACCGACGAGTGTCAGCGCCTTTTATCGTACCGCTCTGACATTAATCCAAGCTCGTTGACAAAAGAGCATGTGGACCTCTGGGGGAATACAGTTGAGACGTTTTTTATTCCGGAAGTCCATGAAAATCTGGAAGTGAAAACGACGTCCATCGTGAGTATCCAGCGAAGTCCGTTTATCAAAATGGTCGATTATTCGACTGAGATGAGAAACATCTACCATTCGGACTTGTTCCGAAAGCATTATCTTGCTTATTTGAACGACACACCCTACACGTTCTTGTATAAAGAACAAGTAGATGAAATAGTGGCGGAAGTAGGCGACATTCACAATCCTGTACAATTCGCCATTGAAGTGATGCGCTATATCCATGAACGATTCTCGTATGACACGAATGTAACCAATGTAACTACAAAAGCGCACGAGTCGTTCCCTCTTAAAGCAGGTGTGTGTCAGGACTTCACACATGTGATGCTGGGTGTTCTTCATGCCCGGCTCATTCCGGCCCGGTATGTTAGCGGCTATTTGTATGTTGGAGAGAATTCAGCACTGATTGGTGATGCAGCAACACATGCCTGGGTAGAAGTGATGGTACCGGGTATCGGCTGGTGCGGTCTGGACCCGACAAACAATGTCGAGGCTCTTGAGCACCACATCCGCGTAGGTACAGGACGGGACTATTCAGACCTGAGCCCTCTTCAGGGAGTGTATCGCGGCGGCCAGCATACCTTGACCGTAAACGTAAGCTGTACCCTTCTTGACTCTCAGTAA
- a CDS encoding alpha-E domain-containing protein, producing MLSRVADSLYWMARNIERAENNSRVLSARLINMLEASDTDAVAERDWEEVIEICASFSDYKQEYSTFNPDTIVQYLAFQEQNPNSLANCIGYARDNAKSAREIIPHELWECLNECYWNSIDVDRQYWNLKEVDHLLREIKLMSFTTQGVIESSMTRDETYTFIQIGKWLERAEKTARILNVMCEKARKEAENPEAHHYYYWLAALQFVNGHDAYLKKYPPTISAKDVLAFLITDGTFPRSIQYCVNHVWDAVKDMEGGKVSHYSEELFDAIERVKIEFDEMKIKDLQMHELGEFLDQFQDHCNNIGRIFSKTYYLIEPADSSVGVMTQFQN from the coding sequence ATGCTGAGCCGTGTTGCGGATTCGTTATACTGGATGGCAAGAAACATCGAACGTGCCGAAAACAACAGCAGAGTATTAAGTGCGAGGTTAATTAATATGCTCGAAGCCTCTGATACCGATGCAGTAGCTGAACGTGACTGGGAAGAGGTTATTGAAATTTGTGCTTCATTTTCTGATTACAAACAGGAATATTCTACCTTTAACCCGGATACAATTGTCCAGTACCTGGCATTTCAGGAGCAAAACCCGAACTCACTTGCCAACTGTATCGGCTATGCCCGGGATAATGCAAAGTCAGCCCGTGAAATCATTCCTCATGAACTGTGGGAGTGCTTAAACGAGTGCTACTGGAATAGCATTGACGTAGATCGTCAATATTGGAATTTGAAAGAAGTAGATCACCTGCTCCGGGAAATCAAGCTGATGTCCTTTACGACTCAGGGGGTTATTGAATCGTCCATGACCAGAGACGAAACCTATACCTTTATTCAGATCGGCAAGTGGCTTGAGCGGGCGGAAAAAACCGCGCGTATTCTGAATGTCATGTGTGAAAAAGCACGGAAAGAAGCAGAAAACCCTGAAGCTCATCATTATTATTACTGGCTGGCAGCACTGCAGTTTGTGAATGGTCACGATGCTTATCTGAAAAAGTATCCACCGACCATTTCAGCTAAAGATGTCCTGGCCTTTTTAATCACTGATGGCACGTTTCCCCGCTCGATTCAATACTGCGTAAACCACGTTTGGGATGCAGTTAAGGACATGGAAGGCGGGAAAGTGTCCCATTACTCGGAAGAGCTGTTTGATGCGATTGAACGGGTGAAAATTGAATTTGATGAAATGAAGATTAAAGATCTGCAAATGCACGAGCTTGGTGAATTTCTGGATCAGTTCCAAGATCACTGTAACAACATCGGACGTATTTTCTCAAAAACATATTATTTAATTGAACCGGCTGATTCGTCAGTGGGGGTTATGACACAGTTCCAGAATTGA